CTGATCGTGGTGTAATGGCTATAGAACATGCTGACTTTGAAGGTATCGAACAACTTGCTCGAGTCTTGGGAGGAGAGATTGTGTCTACATTTGATCATCCTGAGTTAGTGAAATTAGGCAAGTGTGATCTCATTGAGGAGGTCATGATAGGAGAGGACAAACTTCTaaggttttgtgtgtgtgtgtgtgtgtgtgtgtgtgtgtgtgtgtgtgtgtgtgtgtgtgtgtgtgtttgtgtgtgtgtgtttgtgtgtgtgtgtgtgtccgtccgtccgtgcgtgcccgtctgcgtgtgtgtgtgtgtgtgtgtgtgtgtgtgtgtgtgtgtttgtgtgtgtgtgtgtgtccgtccgtccgtgcgtgctcgtctgtgtgtgtgtgtgtgtgtgtgtgtgtgtgtgtgtgtgtgtgtgtgtgtgtgtgtgtgcatggctgGCTGTCTCTTTACCTGTCAGTATGTTTATCTAGTGTCATTCTTCGTGTTTCTGTCTTCTGTATGTAGTTTTCATTTATCTGGCCGTCTGTTACTTATGTCTAttattgtttgcttgcttaATACTGTTTATTAACTTAGATTCTCTGGAGTTGCTCTTGGTGAAGCTTGCACTGTTGTTTTACGTGGTGCCACTCAGCAAATCCTTGATGAGGCTGAGCGTTCTTTGCACGATGCTCTTTGCGTGTTATCACAGACTGTTAGAGAATCACGTGTCGTCTATGGTGGTGGCTGCTCAGAAGTTCTAATGGCAAATGCAGTACGTGAGCTGGCGGCCAAGACTGCTGGGAAAGAGTCGGTTGCTATGGATGCATTTGTTCGTGCTTTATGTCAGTTGCCTGCCATCATCGCTGACAATGCAGGTTATGATAGCGCTGATCTCGTGGCACAACTGAAAGCTGCTCACATGGAGAAGAAGGGTACTGCCGGACTGGGTATGGTGAttgtgtttgtgatgtgttgAGAAaggatgtgtttgtgtcttgtcGTTGGACCAGGTGCTTTATATGAATCAGTATAGTTGTGGAGACAATTCTATTTTagtgtattgttgtttgttgtggttgttgttgttgtgtgttgttttgtttgttatttcaaTAATCCTTGGCTTGATACTATTTTTAACTTTTGCATAGATATGATTAATGGGACTGTGGGTGACATGGCTGCTATGGGAGTGACAGAGTCTTACCTTGTCAAACGCCAGGTCCTTATATCGGCAGCTGAAGCAGCTGAAATGTTGTTGCGTGTTGATGACATTATTTCATGTGCCCCGCGACCAAGACAACGCGATCACGGACATTAGAATTGTGAACTCCATGTTGACTAATGGACATTCAGTTAGTTttcattctttgtttgtgGTGTTAAATGTAGTTTCTGTTGGTTGTGCAATAAGAATGGTTGCTTGTGTGCTCAAGGTTCATAGCATCATCTTATTTGTGGCAGTAGCCTGCACAATACAATGTGCACTGAAACTTTCCTAATCTGGACAGTATGGGACCAGCCGCTGTCCGGATTCtagaaatattaatgtaaGATTAGGTGAGCGTCATACCAgttctgcatacagtatgcgtgtacatgtgtactacAGTTGCATACGTTACGTACTCATTTTCCTACACATTGACACGTAGTAGTCAAAACAGCTTGAGAATTGAGTGTTCATATGAGGAGTTCTTGCCAAAGTGCTACCCTTGGAATCCCAAGGCCTGATATGCACTGGGTAAAAATGTTCGAGGTGTCTGGATCTCGGAGGTTCAGATTGGGAAGGTTTGAGTGGCCATGTAGTTTATGTAGAAATACTGAACAGTAAGCTTTGGGCATCTGTTCAGTATTTCTTTGAACAGCACTAAGTCTAACCGTTGAGGTACTGTTTTTGAACTGATGAGATCCTGGGCTATTATAGATTAGTGTTCCACTGATACCAAGTTTTGCTGATACTACACCAAGAccgataccgataccaatactgacATTTTAGTTCTTTGATGTGATCTAGAACTATAAACTATTAAATCAGAAAGAGCATTTATTCAAAAACAAAAGTGTCAGCATTAGTACTTTAACATGTCTTAGACTCTACGACAACCATCTTCCTGATGAACAATGAAGTTCCTGAGCATGGTGATGATTGAAGAGTCGTACTATACTACTGCCTCTTTTGCATCACTTTATCTCCCCTATTCTGAATCCTCCAGCAGCCTATAGGTGTCAGTGTGCTTCTCTGCAGGTGTTTTCTAGGATTTGATGTATTGTAAGTTCTTGAGCTCGTCCCACCTCTCGAAACAAATATTTCATACGATGTGTTACAGTTGTTTGCTGCTGAGACTGCAAAAAAAGACCCAATGCCACTGGCACGAGTTGCCATTGAACCACATTCATTGACCCTTCAGTTGCCAGACTCTCGTGCAAGGTATCGGCAAGCAAAGTATTACCGATACCAATAGTACTGTCCAACTCCAGTATCGGCGCAGCATCAATTATCATACCATTGCTGTACCATTATTTCAATGTCGGTTGTCATAGGTTAGGCTGACATAGAGTTAAAACACACTGGCCGAATCCATCTGTTACTGTGTGAGCAAGCAGATGCCTAGATACAGGACTCTTTGAAAGAGGGGTCCAATTGTTTTAGTAGCCATACCTCATAGCAGCAAAATCTGTATTATGATCCACAAAATCAGCAACTTGAGTCTGTATTCTGGTTAATATCCTATTCATTATATGATTACGCATGTAAGTTTAGATTTCAACAACTGTGGCATGGCATCTCCAGCAATAAATTGACTTAAGAGTACTTTCAGTTCAATTTGATAAAAACCAAGAAATGAGATCCACAGTACTTAAAAATcaatgaaacaaacagaacTCAAAAATTCTGTTAGAATGATGTCTAACGAACTGTTGAACTGCTAATTCATACAGTCAATTTCAGCACCTCTATGCTTGCACGTATAAGTGCtcctgtacatgtatactagtatggAGTCCTGTCAGCCTTCCTTCACCCATGGATGACCGCAGCTAATTCGTGGTTCGTCTTAATACAGAGAAGGATCTTTCAGCCTCGCAGCTGCTAATATGGCAAAGTGCACCAACTATAAGAAGTTGATGGATGAATAGAAAGATATCTGGGTCACACTACTGGAGACCATCAAGCAAATTAGTTGCTAGATGCTCATGGCCAGTGGCTGCACGGTCCTTTCATGCTGTAAACCAATCGTGTTCTTCATTCTTCAACACGGCAGGATGAAATGAGGTCACCTGGTTCCAGTAAGCCAATTGGTAATGACATGGTCTAAGTGGACGTATGGTTGGGTGCATACGTATAATGGGTGGATGATACTATATGGAGCAATTTCACTCCCATTTGGCTATCATGCTGAAATTGGTTCAAAATTGACTCAGCGAAGGTTAAATGTCAACAAATTTGGCGTAGTAGTTGACTCGATAGTAGTTACTGGTCTAGTAGTCATTTCCAAATTACCCCTATAAATTTGTCTTCCAGTGATCTGTGGCTGGGTCAATTATTCCCAATTTCTTGTGCTACATAATACTTCGTACATGTATAAGTGCTCATGTTTCCTGTCATTGTCAGCTCTAAGATCAGTAACCTCTTTCTTTTCACATGAGCTCCTTTCAAGCTGAGCCAACTTGTGGCAGAAAGCCGAGCCAGCTCCTCGTTCACACGACGTTCAGTAAAAGCGAATCGCCTCACTTAGTGTGTGTCTCTTGCTACGCTACTAAAGTAGCTAGGTACGGTACCGTaaggtcacgtgtgtacatcaGAACGCTCGCGCTACGCGATGTGTGTGAGGAAGTCTGGATACGCGAGTATGACGCGGGAGTGagggtctggccacgcgagacaaCAGTACGGCAGTACGGTACCGTTCATATGGTGAATGCGAGCCGAGCCAAACGGTGCTGGCACGGCAGTTTGAGGTGGGCCATTCCAGCTCGGCCCGTGTTCACAATCTTTCAAAGCGAGCCGACTGGGGCCTGCAGACGCGGTTGTGTGAACGGGCTTTGAGAGTTACGTACAGCTCCCAATATGAATATTTCAGCCTTGTTGTCGAGGAGGGGTCATGACCCAAAACTCTCCCGTATATCCGCTTGGCTATGATAAtgcaatacaaatacaaacagtaaACCCACAGaatacaaaatcaacaatcaacagtcaatgcatacatgcaaacagCTGTCATGATAGAAAGTTAGTCTCTTAGTATGAAATACGTTTCTAGTTCCATTGGTCAACATCCGCATCTCAGCATGGATAAATCATCTCAGCTCTATAGCATACCCTCCAGGTACATAAGTAGAATAGATAAGGCAATAACAGCTTGATTAGCGACAATACATGTAATACTGATATCATGAATCATTCGTATCGACCTCCATTTCATAACAGTGGTGGCAATTTGAGTTCGAGTTCAATGTGCTTCCAGTCTTCCCCTACAATGTCATTCAGAGTCCAATTTCTATCTTCTACTTCAAAAATTCCGATACAGAGAACACACTTGCTTGAGTCCACCTTTTCAGACAGAGCGAGTTCATTCAGTGACAACTGAATAATATCTCCCACATTGCAACTGTCTGTAAGAGCAATTTCACACGTCCTAGTCGAATCCTTCACCCGCACCGTCAGACTTGTCGGCACGCCCTCGAAGCTTAAGAGACTCGCTGGGTCGTCCGTCGATTTTTCTTCAGATCGTTGAACAAGCCTAAGCGTCACGTCTGCTGTCCCATGACCATCATCATGTGCTCGAAAACGAGAGACAACTTCATTCCACGTCCAGTTGTCTTGCAAGCTCATCGGCTCGTTGTGCGTGTCCAAAGCTACAATCGCCTGCTCATCGAGACCGAAAAACGTCTCGGCAAATCGACGAAGTTGAACAACAGTGATCGACGTATCGACAATCGTGCCCGATAACTTCGTGCCCATGTTGTCGGCGTGGACGAACGTTAGGGTGAGCGGACTGATCTGTCGTATGTCCAAACCGTTGGAATATCCGAGCTGAAATGGTATGCACTTGCGGTGTAACGAAGCAACCTTTCTAACGTAGTCTTCTAATTCTACGTCTCCTTTCAACCAGACTGGGCAAGACGCGAGACGTAGAACGGGTGGGTGAAGAGATGAAAACGCATCGACATATTCCGGTAGCCACGACAAGAAGTCGACAAGATCATCAATCGTCGAGATCGGTAGCGAATTCGTTTGCTGTCGAGGTAGACACAGTCGGTAAGATCGACTGGTTCTGCATCTACTGTCCGTCTCGTCGTCTAGACAGAGTGTCTCTACGTCTAACGTGAACGTTTCCGCGTTAGACTTTTCCCTTAGCGTCAAACTTCGAGGCTCAAACGTTGCGTTACTGACGTAGCAAAACGGCAAATGCAGCAAACGaggcaacacacacatacttcGAGAATCAATCAACAACAGCTGCTTCCTACCGTCCGCCACCGACACTCGTCCATGTTTCTCCTCCATTTCTGTGACCTTCAAGATCTGATCGAGCAGTCGAGTAACGACGCAATTGTTAGGCACGGACACCGAAAAATCTCGCGAAGACTTTGAAACTATAACTCGCCATTCTCGCGGAAGTTTTGTAAGACAAATGTGTGGCTCCGATTGACGTTGATGTCCGTATCTTTCTGCAGCATAACCGACGGACACGTAGTCCGCGATAGGATACAAGACGGACGAGCTGGTAACGATCTGAGCATCAAACGGTATCCCAGACATTTCTGACGCGTAACTTGCCGCAGTTTTCATTGTCGTCGTCAGCAGGGCGGGAAGTCGACGGATCGGTTCGGTCGTGTTACTATCGGGACTAACGTGCACAGAGCGTATCGACTCGCGAGGAATAACACACACCTCGCGGATCGTATTGCAGAGTGCTTCGTCATCAAGAGGAGGCCACAAGTAGAAAGAATGAATGTCGATGTCTTGCGCATCGGGCAGGTGCGGTACGTCCTGCAACACGTGACAGATAAAGTCTCGCATTCGGGATGGAATGACGCTACAACAAGTCAGTCGAGAAGTCGAGAAACGAGTACATTTAAAGAGACGTTTAGCGGACGTGTTGCAGCACATGTGTTGTAGCTGATGGGAGGATAATTGTTCTAGACGTTTGTCATTGTCGAGCACTTTTCCGTCTCTGAGATGGATGACACCCGTCACGAGTGCCCAGTTGCTGGCGTCACAACAAAACGTGAGAACAACAGACAAGACGTCTGCCACTGTAGCAACGGCAGCAAACTCGGCATTAAAGACACATCCGTCTCGTGTGGTCTCCACTCTTGCGTTCAACTTACTAGACCGACCCCTGATCACGTGGTCTCCGTAGACGTGGATGCATACGACCCTCGTCGTAGCTCGAGAAAATTTCAACATAGTCACGACATTGGTAGACGAATCGGGCAACGGTTGTTCGTCGTCTTTGAGCACCAAATACGATTTGTTAGTCAGTTTCTCTCCATCCGACTGACACAGTCTGTGTCGAACTGTAAATTTCCCGTCTCCTTGACTTTTACCGTCGCGAATGTCATACTTGCGAGGCTTTCGGCTGGTAGAAGAGTCAAGCACGACAACAGACTGCATGGGAAAAACGttatcacacacacgcacaacctCGGCGTTGAAAGAGAAAAGGGACGCTCGCCGGTATTCACAACTCTTCCACATTTCTGGCCCGTGACTAAACACACAGTCAGAAAGAGTAGTCGTGTCACCTTGCGGTAGGCAGAGATCTTTCCACATATGATCATCGGAGATAGCAGGCGTGTGCTTGCTTTTGAATCCCCACATGACACGCTCCCTTGCGTCTATCAATTTCTGCCTCGTGCTTGCATCCGTTCTCACAACAAACGTAAGAATATCAGAAATGTGCTTGACCAAGACGGTCGGTGGAATGCACGTCATCACCAAGTTCTCAGAAAATTCTCTTCGATAGCTAGTCTGACAAGAAGACAACAATACGTCGACCAACGAAGACTCTACCTTGAGTTGAATATCGGGAAAACATTCCTGGACGAGTTTAGTAAAGCATTCACAATGCTGGAGCATCGCGTCGGGCGATTTCGACGACAAACGATCAAGAGCGGTGCTCACGTCGTTGGCGTCACTCTGAGGAAGGGGCTCTCTAGGAAGAGAACGGAGATGCGCATAAAAATAGCGGCAATCCACTAAATGCTTTGAAAGCAATGTATGGACGCTCTTAAGATATTCTAGCGTCGTCGCTGCCATTCTCGGACACCGTTGAAGACAAGAGATTTTGAGGTTATGCTTTCCAGCAAACTGTGCCAGCGACATAGCATTGATGTTCTCACAAGATGTACTTACAGAGACGGCAGAAGCAAGCACAGAAAGATTTTCCAACAGCTCGACGCATTCGTCGAGTGTCTTCTCAGCGATCTCCCGCCCCAGATGTCTCCTTTGTTTGTCATTCAGACTTTTCTGAAATTGCTTCGACAAAGGCTGCACGGTAAGAAAGTCGGGCAACTTGGGAGAAGGAGAACGACTCGGTCTTTGTTCGCTGTCTAATGGAGACTGCAAAACCAGCTTCGTACGGCATCTTTGAATATCGATGCGCCTTGCTTGCATGATAAACTGTTGAATGACGAGACGCTCTACTTTGCTGAAATCAAACGAAAGAAATTCTTGTTCGGTGTCCGTTTGACACGTAGAAAGCAATGTATCGAACTCGTTTCGTTCCAGAGTGATAAGGCCGTCACCGTTAAAAGAAGCCAATTCAATTTCCGTTTCTCGTGCTTCATCCAAGTCACACAAACTTAAAAGTCTCTTAATTTTCTCGTCCTCACAATAGCTTCTGTACGCTCTAAAAGAGTCCAAGACGGTTGCATGAGCGGTCGATAGTCTGGACATAGCTCGATAGAGCGCGTCTGGTGCGGATGGTTCTGGTAGAGAACAAACGTATCGTAATGACGTTTTTTCGTCGATTGGAGAAAAAGTGTCGTTAGACAATTCCGGATTTGCACTTAACTCTCCGTCTGTTGCTGTCACAATACAGTTGAAAGCATCGATGCCTTCACTCAGTATTCTCAGTTGACTCTCTTCTGCACGTCCACTCTGGCATTTAGCATAGCTTGCAACAACTGTCTGCAGTAAATCGTCCAGAGAGTTAGCCATTGTCGCTGCCCTGGTGTGAACTAACAGGTAGAGACGACACAGAGGCATAAACTTGTCAGTGAGCGTCAACATAACGTAGTTTTCCATTAGAGTTCGTAAGGGACTGTCGTCTGGTAGAGCTGGTACAGCATTTACAAGAGCCTTATTGAACTCTTGATGTGTCACAACTGTTGCCTGTTTTAGTCTGAACGCTTTCAGTTGTTTCATTATTCCGCCATCTTCAGGAAGACTTCTTGTTATTTCCTCCGTCTTCTTCCAAACGGGCAAGAACACATGCTTAAGGAAATACTTTTCTGCCGAGTTTCGAGAACTCTTGGTCTTGTAGGAGTTGCAAAGAGGAGaagtcttgttgcattgcctGTGATGTGCTGCATAACGACTCATCACGTGCTGAATGGACAAGACCACTTTACTTGAAGAGTGGCCGTAAGTTTGATACAGAGCACAAAGCGATTGATACATTTTGTCCCAACAAAAACTGACAAGTTTTTCTTTCGTCGTCTGACCCTCCATTTTCATCACTTCGTCTTCAGTAAGAACACTAAAGCATTCCCCGACTGTTTCTTCAGCGTCATGAAGAATGACATACCACAACAGAGACGCAAACGTCATTGCTGTAATAATTCGCACGGACTGTAGACTCAAAAATTTGTTTATACGTAGAGGTTGTCCCCGTTCGTCATACTGATGACAGAAATCCAGTTTGATATCTCGGCTAATGACTTCGTCAGCAGAAATCGTCGTTCCACCAAACACATATCTCTCGACAAGCTGTGATGGGTGGAACATGAGAGACCAGAAGTAGCTTTCTGCCTCACCCAGGCCGACGGTAAGAAGTAAGTGATTGAGACAAGTGATTCGAATGTACTTCTCTAGGTCTGAACTTCCGCGCAAATAAGACAAAGAACGAAACACGGGGCTCGATTGCTGCAGTCCTAACGTTTCCAGATGTTGAGCCGGACTTACCAGAAATTTGAGAACTCTCCTCTCTCCTTCCGACCACTGTAAAATATCCGTTTTATCGAGAACATCTTTTACGCTCGGGGGTTGTGTGTGCTTACCACCGCACACGATGCGGGAGGTCTGAAGCAGAACAAGCATTTTGAGTGTCTGCCGATATTGTCTTTGAACAACAAAATCTGGCGATTCCTCCAGATACTTGGAACACTGCTCACGCAACTTTAAATAATATGTGTTGGGGATATACACGGAAGGCCACTGCATCTCTTTCCACATAAGCCTGACTTTTGGAAATACTTCCAACGATTCTTTGATGATCAGATCATCATCTACAGCAGGGTTGTAACAGTCGGGAACTTCTCCAAATGCTTGTCTGTCGAGTGCCGGTGCAAGAGCGCGATTCAAAAGATCATGAGAACTAGCGTTAAGCAAACCTATGATTTTTGCCGTTCCCACAGAAGATAACGCATAGTCCAAGAACAGCAACTGATTACCGGTGAGACTATCGAGTGATGAAGCATGTGAGTCAGAAAACGACAACTGACTGCCACTTATACTATCGACTAATGTTTCATTACGGCCCCAGCAAAAGAAAACCAGATGCTGCAGAGTATCGTACTTAGCGTTTCCTCCTACTATGTCTTCGTTGTCGTCCACTGATTGGAGAGTTCTGACAGCATCTAATATGCAACGATATTGCACTGCTGCCGATTCGATGGATTCCATCAAAGACGCCGATGTAGACGTTGTACGTTCAAACAACACTTTTCTCACGATTTCATTCGAAGCAGAAGAAACCGGAATGGCCTTCAAATGATACGCAAAATACGAATCTGCAATTGGCTTCTTCAGACATTCAGAGGAGCGATCCCGCTCAGGATATCCCATAGGAAAGTAGGCAGTCCCACGATGACATCCTCTGCAAACGGTAGAGCAAGACTCCTCGAGTACTTCTTCCAGCAGCGATCTCCAACTCACGTTGTCCATATCAATATGCTGTACTAAAGTTACAAACAAGTCGTTGTAATGAAGTTGTTTCAGTTGCACTTTCGATGGAATTCCTTCTCCATTAAACACGTGCAACAACTCTTTAACGTCTTTCAGGACCCTGGCGGCTGCCGATCTAGGAATACTAACTGCCAGCTGTCGGAGTGTCTGAATATATACAGCAGATCGATCACAGTCATCAAATATGTCAGACGACACAATGACACCTAAGCTGCTAATCACCGAACGAAGGCAAGTAGTTGAAGTTGTCTGTTGGCGGATCAGCCCAAGAAGACGAGACACGGACGACGATTCCGCAGACAAAGTAAAGACGACGAGAACGCAGGCAGTCGTGAGAGTGTAATACATTGTTAACCAACCGAGATCATTACCTCTCAAGCTTTGTGCACTTCTACTACGAAAATAGTTTTGAACTGAAACCAACCAGCTTTGAAGAGACCCGATATCGTCACTGTGTCCCATCCAAAATACCATAAATATTTCACATATTTTCCGGTGTAGCGAATCAACCAGTGAAGAGCGAGTCTTTGTTTCAAGTACACTGGAAAGCAAAATATCTTCCTTTCCTAGTGTTTGTACCGACATTGCTGCTTTGTAGATCATCATCATTTCTTCGCGATGACGCTGCACGGCGGTTTCGATAAAAGTGATTTTGTCCTCGAGTTCATCGTTGAACTCGAGTTGCAGCCACTCTGTAACAATGCGCACACTCGATTCACATCCTTCCACCATTACACCGTCAGTACACACAAGCGTAACGACATCCTCCAAATACGAGTCTCCTATCATAGCTGCCAGTTGGGCTATTATCTG
The sequence above is drawn from the Corticium candelabrum chromosome 8, ooCorCand1.1, whole genome shotgun sequence genome and encodes:
- the LOC134183378 gene encoding uncharacterized protein LOC134183378; the protein is MKQLKAFRLKQATVVTHQEFNKALVNAVPALPDDSPLRTLMENYVMLTLTDKFMPLCRLYLLVHTRAATMANSLDDLLQTVVASYAKCQSGRAEESQLRILSEGIDAFNCIVTATDGELSANPELSNDTFSPIDEKTSLRYVCSLPEPSAPDALYRAMSRLSTAHATVLDSFRAYRSYCEDEKIKRLLSLCDLDEARETEIELASFNGDGLITLERNEFDTLLSTCQTDTEQEFLSFDFSKVERLVIQQFIMQARRIDIQRCRTKLVLQSPLDSEQRPSRSPSPKLPDFLTVQPLSKQFQKSLNDKQRRHLGREIAEKTLDECVELLENLSVLASAVSVSTSCENINAMSLAQFAGKHNLKISCLQRCPRMAATTLEYLKSVHTLLSKHLVDCRYFYAHLRSLPREPLPQSDANDVSTALDRLSSKSPDAMLQHCECFTKLVQECFPDIQLKVESSLVDVLLSSCQTSYRREFSENLVMTCIPPTVLVKHISDILTFVVRTDASTRQKLIDARERVMWGFKSKHTPAISDDHMWKDLCLPQGDTTTLSDCVFSHGPEMWKSCEYRRASLFSFNAEVVRVCDNVFPMQSVVVLDSSTSRKPRKYDIRDGKSQGDGKFTVRHRLCQSDGEKLTNKSYLVLKDDEQPLPDSSTNVVTMLKFSRATTRVVCIHVYGDHVIRGRSSKLNARVETTRDGCVFNAEFAAVATVADVLSVVLTFCCDASNWALVTGVIHLRDGKVLDNDKRLEQLSSHQLQHMCCNTSAKRLFKCTRFSTSRLTCCSVIPSRMRDFICHVLQDVPHLPDAQDIDIHSFYLWPPLDDEALCNTIREVCVIPRESIRSVHVSPDSNTTEPIRRLPALLTTTMKTAASYASEMSGIPFDAQIVTSSSVLYPIADYVSVGYAAERYGHQRQSEPHICLTKLPREWRVIVSKSSRDFSVSVPNNCVVTRLLDQILKVTEMEEKHGRVSVADGRKQLLLIDSRSMCVLPRLLHLPFCYVSNATFEPRSLTLREKSNAETFTLDVETLCLDDETDSRCRTSRSYRLCLPRQQTNSLPISTIDDLVDFLSWLPEYVDAFSSLHPPVLRLASCPVWLKGDVELEDYVRKVASLHRKCIPFQLGYSNGLDIRQISPLTLTFVHADNMGTKLSGTIVDTSITVVQLRRFAETFFGLDEQAIVALDTHNEPMSLQDNWTWNEVVSRFRAHDDGHGTADVTLRLVQRSEEKSTDDPASLLSFEGVPTSLTVRVKDSTRTCEIALTDSCNVGDIIQLSLNELALSEKVDSSKCVLCIGIFEVEDRNWTLNDIVGEDWKHIELELKLPPLL